A genomic region of Zalophus californianus isolate mZalCal1 chromosome 1, mZalCal1.pri.v2, whole genome shotgun sequence contains the following coding sequences:
- the UCN2 gene encoding urocortin-2, whose translation MTRWALLVPMVLTLGRALLVPATPLPASQFLPQNPPQAIPCPVASDSTLASTTGPSTAWGHPSPGPRPGPRITLSLDVPIGLLHILLEQARARAAREQAATNARILAHVGRR comes from the coding sequence ATGACCAGGTGGGCTCTACTGGTGCCGATGGTTCTGACATTGGGCAGGGCCCTGCTTGTCCCTGCAacccctctcccagcctcccagtTCCTCCCTCAGAACCCTCCCCAGGCCATTCCCTGCCCCGTGGCCTCGGACAGCACCTTAGCCAGCACCACAGGCCCCTCCACTGCTTGGGGccaccccagccccggcccccgcccgggCCCCCGCATCACCCTCTCGCTGGATGTCCCCATTGGCCTCCTGCACATCTTACTGGAGCAGGCCCGGGCCAGAGCTGCGAGGGAGCAGGCCGCCACCAACGCTCGCATCCTGGCCCACGTTGGCCGCCGCTGA